Proteins from one Malania oleifera isolate guangnan ecotype guangnan chromosome 4, ASM2987363v1, whole genome shotgun sequence genomic window:
- the LOC131152833 gene encoding probable nucleolar protein 5-2 isoform X1 — protein MLVLFETPAGFALFKLLDEGKLSKVEDLWKEFNTADSARQVVKLKAFSKFENTSEALSAATLLIDSKPSKGLRKFLRAHCDGEMLAVADSKLGNAIKEKLQIECVHNNAVMELMRGVRTQLTELISGLAVQDLAPMSLGLSHSLSRYKLKFSPDKVDTMIIQAIGLLDDLDKELNTYAMRVREWYGWHFPELTKIIQDNILYAKAVKLMGDRVNAANLDFSEILPEEVETELKDAAVISMGTEISELDLMNIKDLCNQVLSLSEYRAQLYDYLKSRMNTIAPNLTALVGELVGARLIAHGGSLLNLSKQPGSTVQILGAEKALFRALKTKHATPKYGLIYHASLIGQAAPKFKGKISRSLAAKAALAIRYDALGESVDNSMGLENRAKLEARLRNLEGRELGRFAGSAKGKPKIEVYDKDRKKGPGAMITPAKTYNPAADAVLMQSAGTATEKEEEMVVVQMQDEAQPSQADRLEKKRDKKKKKKSDVQETDLPNSAEPEVEEVVKKEKKKKKKHSTENADLQEDGENAEVGEKKKKKRKHAEPDEAETETPKKKEKKKKRKSED, from the exons ATGCTTGTGTTATTTGAAACTCCGGCCGGCTTTGCGCTCTTTAAATTGTTGGATGAAGGGAAGTTATCTAAAGTTGAG GACTTATGGAAAGAGTTTAATACAGCAGACTCAGCTAGACAG GTAGTGAAGCTGAAAGCTTTTTCTAAATTTGAGAACACCTCAGAAGCTTTATCTGCTGCAACCTTGCTGATTGATAGTAAACCTAGCAAAGGCCTGCGCAAATTTTTGCGTGCTCATTGTGATGGTGAAATGCTAGCGGTGGCTGATTCTAAACTTGGAAATGCAATTAAAGAGAAACTG CAAATTGAATGTGTTCACAACAATGCTGTCATGGAGCTTATGAGGGGGGTGAGAACTCAGTTAACTGAACTCATTTCTGGTCTGGCTGTTCAAGATTTGGCTCCAATGAGCTTGGGCTTATCCCACAGCCTGTCCAGATACAAGTTAAAATTTAGTCCTGATAAG GTGGATACAATGATCATTCAGGCCATTGGTTTGTTAGATGATCTTGATAAAGAGCTGAACACTTATGCAATGAGGGTACGAGAATGGTATGGTTGGCATTTTCCAGAACTCACAAAGATTATACAAGACAACATCCTGTATGCAAAGGCAGTGAAACTGATGGGTGACAGAGTAAATGCAGCAAATCTTGATTTCTCAGAG ATATTGCCAGAAGAGGTTGAGACGGAATTGAAAGATGCAGCTGTGATATCCATGGGAACTGAAATCAGTGAGCTAGATTTGATGAATATTAAAGACCTTTGTAACCAAGTTTTGTCTCTTTCAGAGTACAGAGCCCAACTGTATGATTACTTGAAAAGCAGAATGAACACAATTGCCCCGAATCTAACTGCTCTTGTTGGAGAGCTTGTGGGTGCTCGCCTTATTGCCCATGGGGGCAGTTTGTTAAATCTTTCTAAGCAGCCTGGGAGCACAGTTCAGATTCTTGGTGCTGAAAAGGCACTTTTCAGAGCTCTGAAGACAAAGCATGCAACACCCAAATATGGGCTTATCTACCATGCATCCTTAATTGGTCAGGCTGCCCCGAAATTCAAGGGAAAAATTTCGCGTTCTCTTGCTGCTAAAGCTGCATTGGCAATTCGGTATGATGCTCTTGGGGAAAGTGTGGATAACTCTATGGGGTTGGAGAATCGAGCCAAG CTGGAAGCACGGTTAAGGAATCTTGAAGGCAGAGAATTGGGTCGTTTTGCTGGTTCAGCTAAAGGCAAACCCAAGATTGAAGTCTATGACAAGGACCGAAAGAAGGGGCCAGGGGCAATGATAACTCCAGCCAAG ACATACAATCCTGCAGCAGATGCAGTTCTTATGCAATCTGCTGGAACTGCTACTGAGAAAGAGGAAGAAATGGTCGTGGTACAGATGCAGGATGAAGCCCAGCCTTCTCAGGCTGACAGActagaaaagaagagagacaagaaaaagaagaagaaatctgATGTCCAAGAGACAGATTTGCCAAACAGTGCAGAACCTGAAGTTGAAGAGGTggtgaaaaaggaaaaaaagaaaaagaagaaacattCGACTGAGAATGCCGATCTACAGGAAGATGGTGAGAATGCTGAAGTTggggagaagaagaaaaagaaaagaaagcatgCTGAGCCAGACGAAGCAGAAACTGAAACGccgaagaagaaagagaagaagaagaagagaaagagtgAAGATTGA
- the LOC131152833 gene encoding probable nucleolar protein 5-2 isoform X2 encodes MQVVKLKAFSKFENTSEALSAATLLIDSKPSKGLRKFLRAHCDGEMLAVADSKLGNAIKEKLQIECVHNNAVMELMRGVRTQLTELISGLAVQDLAPMSLGLSHSLSRYKLKFSPDKVDTMIIQAIGLLDDLDKELNTYAMRVREWYGWHFPELTKIIQDNILYAKAVKLMGDRVNAANLDFSEILPEEVETELKDAAVISMGTEISELDLMNIKDLCNQVLSLSEYRAQLYDYLKSRMNTIAPNLTALVGELVGARLIAHGGSLLNLSKQPGSTVQILGAEKALFRALKTKHATPKYGLIYHASLIGQAAPKFKGKISRSLAAKAALAIRYDALGESVDNSMGLENRAKLEARLRNLEGRELGRFAGSAKGKPKIEVYDKDRKKGPGAMITPAKTYNPAADAVLMQSAGTATEKEEEMVVVQMQDEAQPSQADRLEKKRDKKKKKKSDVQETDLPNSAEPEVEEVVKKEKKKKKKHSTENADLQEDGENAEVGEKKKKKRKHAEPDEAETETPKKKEKKKKRKSED; translated from the exons ATGCAGGTAGTGAAGCTGAAAGCTTTTTCTAAATTTGAGAACACCTCAGAAGCTTTATCTGCTGCAACCTTGCTGATTGATAGTAAACCTAGCAAAGGCCTGCGCAAATTTTTGCGTGCTCATTGTGATGGTGAAATGCTAGCGGTGGCTGATTCTAAACTTGGAAATGCAATTAAAGAGAAACTG CAAATTGAATGTGTTCACAACAATGCTGTCATGGAGCTTATGAGGGGGGTGAGAACTCAGTTAACTGAACTCATTTCTGGTCTGGCTGTTCAAGATTTGGCTCCAATGAGCTTGGGCTTATCCCACAGCCTGTCCAGATACAAGTTAAAATTTAGTCCTGATAAG GTGGATACAATGATCATTCAGGCCATTGGTTTGTTAGATGATCTTGATAAAGAGCTGAACACTTATGCAATGAGGGTACGAGAATGGTATGGTTGGCATTTTCCAGAACTCACAAAGATTATACAAGACAACATCCTGTATGCAAAGGCAGTGAAACTGATGGGTGACAGAGTAAATGCAGCAAATCTTGATTTCTCAGAG ATATTGCCAGAAGAGGTTGAGACGGAATTGAAAGATGCAGCTGTGATATCCATGGGAACTGAAATCAGTGAGCTAGATTTGATGAATATTAAAGACCTTTGTAACCAAGTTTTGTCTCTTTCAGAGTACAGAGCCCAACTGTATGATTACTTGAAAAGCAGAATGAACACAATTGCCCCGAATCTAACTGCTCTTGTTGGAGAGCTTGTGGGTGCTCGCCTTATTGCCCATGGGGGCAGTTTGTTAAATCTTTCTAAGCAGCCTGGGAGCACAGTTCAGATTCTTGGTGCTGAAAAGGCACTTTTCAGAGCTCTGAAGACAAAGCATGCAACACCCAAATATGGGCTTATCTACCATGCATCCTTAATTGGTCAGGCTGCCCCGAAATTCAAGGGAAAAATTTCGCGTTCTCTTGCTGCTAAAGCTGCATTGGCAATTCGGTATGATGCTCTTGGGGAAAGTGTGGATAACTCTATGGGGTTGGAGAATCGAGCCAAG CTGGAAGCACGGTTAAGGAATCTTGAAGGCAGAGAATTGGGTCGTTTTGCTGGTTCAGCTAAAGGCAAACCCAAGATTGAAGTCTATGACAAGGACCGAAAGAAGGGGCCAGGGGCAATGATAACTCCAGCCAAG ACATACAATCCTGCAGCAGATGCAGTTCTTATGCAATCTGCTGGAACTGCTACTGAGAAAGAGGAAGAAATGGTCGTGGTACAGATGCAGGATGAAGCCCAGCCTTCTCAGGCTGACAGActagaaaagaagagagacaagaaaaagaagaagaaatctgATGTCCAAGAGACAGATTTGCCAAACAGTGCAGAACCTGAAGTTGAAGAGGTggtgaaaaaggaaaaaaagaaaaagaagaaacattCGACTGAGAATGCCGATCTACAGGAAGATGGTGAGAATGCTGAAGTTggggagaagaagaaaaagaaaagaaagcatgCTGAGCCAGACGAAGCAGAAACTGAAACGccgaagaagaaagagaagaagaagaagagaaagagtgAAGATTGA